In the Phaseolus vulgaris cultivar G19833 chromosome 7, P. vulgaris v2.0, whole genome shotgun sequence genome, one interval contains:
- the LOC137828742 gene encoding ABC transporter G family member 8 encodes MQIHTSSLSLPSMEHQSPPPPPPPPSPPPQPPKTYTLTATSICYTKSSSNKLPPLFNHCTTTPPAYILKDVSLTAHPSQILAIVGPSGAGKSTLLDILATRTLPSHGTLSLNSSPLLPSSFRKLSSYVPQHDHSLPLLTVSETFLFAATLLKPSSPNLPALVSQLLSQLRLSHIAHTRLAHGLSGGERRRVSIGLSLLHDPAVLLLDEPTSGLDSTSAFKVIQILKQTCLSRNRTIILSIHQPSFKILSCIDRILLLSKGTVVHHGTVATLQAFLHSNGFTVPPQLNALEYAMEILNEVKPLPPPSLPESPESSSSSSVNLVSDGGGRSRSSRESIMYKSSRVHEIFTLYIRFWKIIYRTRQLLLTNTAEALLVGLVLGTIYINIGFGKEGIEKRFGLFAFTLTFLLSSTTETLPIFINERPIILRETSSGVYRLSSHLIANTLVFLPYLFVVAVIYSIPVYFLVGLCASWLSFAYFVLVIWVIVLMANSFVLFLSSLAPNYIAGTSLLTVLLAAFFLFSGYFISKDSLPKYWLFMHFLSMYKYALDALLINEYSCLVTKCLIWYQENEQCMITGADVLQKRGLKESERWTNLYFLIGFFLLYRLLCFLVLIRRVSRSKT; translated from the coding sequence ATGCAAATTCATACATCCTCACTCTCACTCCCCTCCATGGAACACCAATCACCACCACCGCCCCCGCCGCCTCCGTCACCACCACCACAACCACCCAAAACCTACACACTAACCGCCACCTCAATATGCTACACCAAATCCTCCTCCAACAAACTGCCTCCCCTCTTCAACCATTGCACCACCACCCCTCCAGCCTACATCCTCAAGGACGTCTCCCTCACCGCCCACCCCTCCCAAATCCTAGCCATCGTGGGCCCCAGCGGCGCCGGGAAGTCCACCCTCCTCGACATCCTGGCCACCCGCACCCTCCCCTCCCACGGCACCCTCTCCCTCAACTCCTCCCCTCTCCTCCCCTCCTCCTTCCGCAAGCTCTCCTCCTACGTCCCCCAACACGACCACTCCCTCCCTCTCCTCACTGTCTCCGAAACCTTCCTCTTCGCCGCCACCCTCCTCAAACCCTCCTCCCCCAACCTCCCCGCCCTCGTCTCCCAACTCCTTTCCCAACTCCGCCTCTCCCATATTGCCCACACGCGCCTCGCCCACGGCCTCTCCGGCGGCGAACGCAGAAGGGTCTCCATCGGTCTCAGCCTCCTCCACGATCCTGCCGTGTTACTCCTGGACGAACCCACTTCGGGGCTTGACAGCACTTCCGCCTTCAAAGTCATACAGATTCTCAAACAAACTTGCCTCTCTCGCAACAGAACCATCATCCTCTCCATCCACCAACCCAGCTTCAAGATCCTCTCCTGCATTGACAGGATCTTGCTTCTTTCCAAAGGAACCGTCGTTCATCATGGAACCGTTGCCACCTTACAAGCCTTCTTGCACTCCAATGGCTTCACCGTCCCTCCCCAGCTCAATGCCTTGGAATATGCCATGGAGATTTTGAATGAGGTGAAGCCTCTCCCTCCACCCAGTCTTCCTGAGTCGCCCGAAAGTTCAAGTTCAAGTTCAGTAAATTTGGTTTCTGATGGTGGTGGACGAAGTAggagcagtagagagagcatcATGTATAAAAGCTCTAGGGTGCACGAGATTTTCACTCTTTATATCAGGTTTTGGAAGATTATTTACCGAACCAGGCAACTTCTTTTGACCAACACTGCTGAAGCGCTTCTCGTGGGGCTTGTGTTGGGAACTATTTATATCAACATAGGGTTTGGTAAAGAAGGGATTGAGAAAAGGTTTGGTCTATTTGCTTTCACTCTCACGTTTCTCTTATCTTCCACCACCGAAACCCTTCCCATCTTCATCAACGAGAGGCCTATCATATTAAGAGAAACTTCAAGTGGGGTTTATAGGCTTTCCTCTCATCTCATTGCAAATACGCTTGTTTTCTTGCCCTACTTGTTCGTTGTTGCTGTTATATATTCTATTCCGGTTTACTTCTTAGTTGGCCTTTGTGCTTCATGGCTTTCTTTTGCTTACTTTGTTTTGGTTATTTGGGTCATAGTTCTCATGGCAAACTCCTTCGTCCTCTTCTTGAGCTCTCTTGCACCCAACTACATTGCTGGAACTTCGCTCTTGACAGTGCTTCTCGCAGCGTTTTTTCTCTTCTCTGGTTACTTTATCTCCAAGGATAGCTTGCCCAAGTACTGGCTCTTCATGCACTTCTTGTCCATGTACAAATACGCTCTTGACGCTCTTCTCATCAACGAGTACTCCTGCTTGGTGACAAAGTGTTTGATATGGTACCAAGAGAATGAACAGTGCATGATCACTGGTGCTGACGTGCTTCAGAAGAGAGGGCTCAAGGAGAGTGAAAGGTGGACCAACTTGTACTTCTTGATAGGGTTCTTTCTGCTGTATCGTttgctttgtttcttggttTTGATTCGGAGGGTCTCGAGATCCAAAACATAG